In Sebaldella termitidis ATCC 33386, one DNA window encodes the following:
- a CDS encoding bifunctional metallophosphatase/5'-nucleotidase, which produces MRKLFRFLTVFFILSLFFTVYGAQNKKNTNAKKNIEMTILYTNDLHAHVDPFLFRAIDEKEKVGGFANITAFVKDVRKKKDTVFFFDAGDYFTGPAISTLTEGEAIVDIVDTMGYDAVSVGNHEFDHGWKNGLEKLKKYKTPVVLSNIYIEENGQPFWDKPYTIIEKNGIKLGVIGIHGKFAFYDTITANAIKGLEARDEEEYLRKYIAEIKDKVDLVVVLAHEGTPARQSSKGAEDVARALKKDIELAGNVQGIDILITGHAHQGTPEALVVGNTLIVSTDAQGTEVGELALVLDSKTKKVLSYTNKLNIIYDKDITADPETQKVIDKWNKIIDEKTKEVVGKTEVTLTRSYGTESLLGNLIADAIVYSAESKGEKPDFAVTNSGGIRTDIEKGNITQKDIIGAFPFPNALTVLNLSGKDIISMFEHAAGLTNGVLQVSHGLVMEYDPAKEAGSRITKLELNGKKIDPNKKYRVATNDFLANGGDGFSQFLSGTERNDVNGYMMYNAIMDYLKYKKVVSPKLEGRVVAK; this is translated from the coding sequence ATGAGAAAATTATTTAGGTTTTTGACTGTTTTTTTTATTTTGTCTCTATTTTTTACAGTTTATGGAGCGCAGAATAAAAAAAATACCAATGCAAAAAAGAACATAGAAATGACAATACTTTACACAAATGATTTACACGCCCATGTAGATCCTTTTTTATTTCGTGCAATAGATGAGAAAGAAAAGGTAGGTGGCTTTGCCAATATTACAGCTTTTGTAAAGGATGTAAGAAAGAAAAAGGATACGGTATTCTTTTTTGACGCAGGGGATTATTTTACAGGACCGGCAATTAGTACACTTACAGAGGGAGAAGCTATAGTTGATATAGTGGATACCATGGGGTATGATGCTGTTTCTGTAGGAAACCATGAATTCGACCATGGGTGGAAAAATGGTCTTGAGAAATTAAAAAAATATAAAACACCAGTAGTTTTATCTAATATATATATAGAAGAAAACGGACAGCCGTTTTGGGATAAGCCATATACAATAATAGAGAAAAACGGGATAAAGCTGGGAGTAATAGGGATTCACGGGAAATTTGCGTTTTATGATACTATAACAGCTAATGCCATAAAAGGGCTTGAAGCCAGAGATGAAGAAGAATATCTGAGAAAATACATTGCCGAAATAAAGGATAAAGTAGATTTAGTAGTAGTTCTGGCTCATGAAGGAACTCCTGCAAGACAGTCTTCAAAAGGGGCAGAGGATGTAGCAAGAGCTTTGAAAAAGGATATAGAACTGGCCGGGAATGTACAGGGGATAGATATACTTATCACAGGACACGCTCATCAGGGAACACCGGAAGCTCTTGTAGTAGGAAATACCCTTATAGTTTCTACTGATGCTCAGGGAACAGAGGTAGGAGAGCTTGCATTGGTACTTGATTCAAAAACAAAAAAAGTATTATCTTATACTAATAAGCTTAATATTATTTATGATAAGGATATAACAGCAGATCCCGAAACACAGAAGGTAATTGATAAATGGAACAAAATAATTGATGAAAAAACAAAAGAAGTAGTGGGGAAAACAGAAGTAACACTGACTAGATCATATGGTACGGAATCGCTTCTGGGGAATCTGATAGCTGATGCTATAGTTTACAGTGCGGAATCTAAAGGTGAAAAGCCGGATTTTGCAGTTACGAACAGCGGGGGAATAAGAACTGATATAGAAAAAGGAAATATTACTCAAAAAGATATAATAGGAGCATTTCCTTTCCCAAATGCACTGACTGTTCTAAATCTCAGCGGAAAAGATATTATCAGCATGTTTGAGCATGCAGCGGGACTGACTAACGGAGTTCTGCAGGTATCACACGGGCTTGTAATGGAATATGACCCGGCAAAAGAAGCAGGGAGCAGAATAACAAAGCTGGAGTTAAACGGTAAAAAAATTGATCCGAATAAAAAATACAGAGTAGCTACGAATGATTTTCTGGCTAATGGAGGAGACGGATTTTCACAGTTTTTGTCAGGAACAGAAAGAAATGATGTTAACGGATATATGATGTACAATGCCATTATGGATTATTTGAAATATAAAAAGGTCGTATCACCAAAGCTGGAAGGAAGAGTAGTTGCTAAATAG
- a CDS encoding adhesion protein FadA — translation MRKLSALLLLSIGITGYAYTRMSTITDEVEKINKAESVRTERVMKRKAKLEKELADLYKNYNSRTEMTEKLRMDSEVRWYRDEYKEILKKYDTVQTELEKEIEKREKELAVINSGLNLMTE, via the coding sequence ATGAGAAAATTATCTGCACTACTACTGTTAAGTATAGGGATAACAGGTTATGCTTATACAAGAATGTCAACAATAACAGATGAAGTGGAAAAAATTAACAAGGCAGAATCAGTGCGAACAGAAAGAGTGATGAAAAGAAAAGCAAAACTTGAAAAAGAATTAGCTGATTTATATAAAAACTATAACAGCAGAACAGAAATGACAGAAAAACTCAGAATGGATTCAGAAGTAAGATGGTACAGGGATGAGTATAAGGAGATATTGAAAAAATATGACACTGTGCAGACAGAGCTTGAAAAAGAGATAGAGAAAAGAGAAAAGGAACTGGCTGTTATAAACAGCGGACTTAATCTGATGACTGAATAA